In one Melopsittacus undulatus isolate bMelUnd1 chromosome 4, bMelUnd1.mat.Z, whole genome shotgun sequence genomic region, the following are encoded:
- the TMEM177 gene encoding transmembrane protein 177 — protein MAVRFLKKASVWLKKRKITLLAVSCMGLFGANLSYHVFPDQTFKLLHECWSEGQPAELSQRLCGVFQDVLQDTGVKSADSYRAFAASGFHPVSAGIPWLPAGSLVGIPPNFDSTAEDKKGIVNHVVVISGKEVDWESNEGVALKEALTFSLEAQKFALAREVMYLQNGSPIASAAVAPTCLAGTFFCGRGIKLLLGLYSGPVILRGICNLVTAAAGLMCYYVSYDALIYHLDCKADRKAATISKDYARGGVEFYDKILSRNRIFRGLMGKQGMKIYAPSGNLFPRHWFRIKYTPYTYRRDLIVNILRELQA, from the coding sequence ATGGCAGTGCGGTTCCTGAAGAAGGCATCTGtgtggttaaagaagcgcaagATCACTTTGTTGGCTGTTTCTTGCATGGGACTGTTTGGTGCAAACCTTTCCTATCATGTGTTTCCTGATCAGACGTTCAAACTGTTGCATGAGTGCTGGTCAGAGGGGCAGCCAGCTGAGCTTTCACAGAGGCTCTGTGGTGTCTTTCAGGATGTCCTTCAAGATACTGGTGTGAAGTCTGCTGACTCGTATCGAGCCTTTGCAGCTTCTGGCTTCCACCCTGTGAGTGCTGGAATCCCCTGGCTCCCTGCAGGCTCTTTGGTGGGCATCCCTCCTAACTTTGATAGCACAGCCGAGGACAAAAAAGGAATAGTCAACCATGTTGTTGTGATCAGTGGCAAGGAAGTAGACTGGGAGAGCAACGAAGGAGTTGCTTTGAAGGAAGCTCTGACGTTTTCTCTTGAAGCTCAGAAGTTTGCCCTTGCCAGAGAAGTTATGTATTTGCAGAATGGCAGCCCTATAGCAAGTGCAGCTGTGGCTCCAACTTGCTTAGCTGGTACATTTTTCTGTGGGAGGGGTATAAAGCTACTTCTGGGTTTGTATTCTGGCCCTGTGATACTTCGTGGCATCTGTAACCTCGTAACTGCGGCTGCTGGACTGATGTGCTATTACGTTTCTTACGACGCTCTGATCTATCACCTAGACTGCAAGGCTGACAGAAAGGCAGCTACTATTTCCAAAGACTACGCCAGAGGTGGGGTTGAATTCTATGATAAAATCCTGTCCCGCAACAGAATCTTTCGTGGTCTGATGGGCAAACAAGGGATGAAAATTTATGCCCCAAGTGGTAACCTGTTCCCAAGGCACTGGTTCAGAATAAAGTATACCCCATACACTTACCGAAGAGATTTGattgttaatattttaagaGAGCTCCAGGCATAG